Proteins encoded within one genomic window of Syntrophales bacterium:
- a CDS encoding sulfite exporter TauE/SafE family protein has protein sequence MSQYVIIIIGLSILSVISGMLRLGVAFSAVPFLGLFLPDLVHQVQPLSLLLNGLTVLTATFGFAKGGHIDWKKAITLAVITTIAAPLGSYLVRFVPQLYI, from the coding sequence ATGAGCCAGTATGTAATCATTATCATCGGGTTAAGTATTCTCTCGGTAATATCGGGAATGTTGAGGCTTGGTGTGGCCTTTTCGGCGGTTCCTTTCCTGGGATTGTTTCTTCCCGATCTTGTTCACCAAGTCCAACCGTTGAGCCTTCTGTTAAATGGTCTAACGGTGCTGACTGCAACCTTCGGGTTTGCCAAGGGTGGACATATCGATTGGAAAAAGGCGATCACCCTTGCTGTCATAACAACCATTGCAGCGCCTTTGGGTTCATATCTCGTCCGATTTGTTCCCCAGCTCTATATTTGA
- a CDS encoding uroporphyrinogen decarboxylase family protein, with amino-acid sequence MNKKDRIEAVFDLKEPDIIPVSPHVMAQAIFDMGWSIREITTQKELDSDKIAEAFVTNIKKYDYDLCFGTYIDHGYGVPSLGGVLDIPEKFGVSVSVKEHSIRKKEDWNRIKKKFPLDPLKHDRMPQALKALKAVCKELGATHPISPMSYVGIGFVQHLFRKVSDLTVDCYEDPDWVDEMCQVATDFSMDWIRAQYEAGANTHLTLNDSFGTELISPAMAQRFLLPYVAQIVEMVGKEFGQKVFMHVHGDMKRPKSYAFLESLVREAGVGGLHLDEKHDAAWIRERVVKQLNVPAALIVHGATIDGGPAEKIEAIVKETIEIGGLGGGVLMAPSCQLLPSTPGLHFKAWVEATHKYGKYPLGSWKQD; translated from the coding sequence ATGAATAAAAAGGATCGGATTGAGGCGGTCTTCGATTTAAAGGAGCCGGATATAATTCCCGTGAGTCCGCATGTTATGGCACAGGCCATCTTTGATATGGGGTGGAGCATAAGGGAGATAACCACACAGAAAGAGCTGGATTCCGATAAAATCGCCGAGGCTTTTGTTACCAATATCAAGAAGTACGATTACGATTTATGCTTTGGGACCTACATAGATCACGGCTATGGAGTTCCATCCCTGGGAGGCGTCCTTGATATCCCTGAAAAATTCGGCGTCAGTGTTTCGGTTAAGGAGCATTCAATCAGGAAGAAGGAAGACTGGAACAGGATCAAAAAGAAATTTCCTCTCGACCCATTGAAACATGACCGGATGCCCCAGGCGCTTAAGGCGCTCAAGGCGGTCTGCAAAGAGCTCGGCGCAACCCATCCTATTTCTCCGATGTCTTATGTGGGCATTGGGTTTGTTCAACATCTTTTCCGAAAAGTGAGCGACCTAACCGTTGACTGTTATGAAGATCCGGACTGGGTCGATGAAATGTGCCAAGTCGCCACCGATTTCAGCATGGACTGGATCCGCGCGCAATACGAGGCCGGGGCTAATACCCATCTTACACTGAACGACTCTTTTGGAACCGAGCTCATCTCCCCGGCGATGGCCCAGAGATTTCTGCTTCCTTACGTCGCCCAGATTGTTGAAATGGTGGGAAAAGAGTTTGGTCAAAAAGTGTTCATGCATGTTCATGGCGACATGAAAAGACCGAAATCATATGCCTTTCTCGAAAGTCTGGTTAGGGAGGCAGGGGTGGGGGGGCTGCACCTGGACGAAAAGCACGATGCGGCCTGGATACGCGAACGCGTCGTGAAACAACTGAATGTCCCCGCAGCTCTGATAGTGCATGGGGCAACCATAGACGGGGGCCCCGCTGAAAAGATCGAGGCCATCGTGAAAGAGACGATTGAGATTGGCGGGCTTGGTGGAGGGGTCCTCATGGCTCCGAGCTGCCAACTTCTTCCGTCAACTCCGGGGTTACATTTCAAAGCCTGGGTGGAGGCGACCCACAAATACGGGAAGTATCCTTTGGGATCCTGGAAGCAGGATTAA